One window of the Mycobacterium xenopi genome contains the following:
- the kstR gene encoding cholesterol catabolism transcriptional regulator KstR: protein MAVLAESELGSEAQRERRKRILDATMAIASKGGYEAVQMRAVADRADVAVGTLYRYFPSKVHLLVSALGREFERIDAKTDRSTLPGGTPYQRLNFMVSKLNRAMQRNPLLTEAMTRAYVFADASAAGEVDHVEKLIDSMFARAMADGEPTEDQYHIARVISDVWLSNLLAWLTRRASATDVSKRLDLAVRLLLGEEHAKS from the coding sequence GTGGCGGTCCTGGCTGAATCCGAGCTGGGCTCCGAGGCACAGCGCGAGCGGCGCAAGCGGATCCTGGACGCGACGATGGCCATCGCCTCCAAGGGCGGCTACGAGGCGGTTCAGATGCGGGCGGTGGCCGACCGAGCCGACGTCGCGGTGGGCACTTTGTACCGGTATTTCCCGTCGAAGGTGCATCTGCTGGTCTCGGCGCTGGGTCGAGAGTTCGAGCGCATCGACGCCAAGACCGACCGCTCCACGCTGCCCGGCGGCACGCCGTATCAGCGGCTGAACTTCATGGTCAGCAAACTCAACCGCGCCATGCAGCGCAACCCGCTGCTGACCGAGGCGATGACCCGCGCCTATGTGTTCGCCGACGCCTCCGCGGCGGGTGAGGTTGATCACGTCGAGAAACTGATCGATTCGATGTTCGCCCGGGCCATGGCCGACGGTGAACCGACCGAGGACCAGTACCACATCGCCCGGGTGATCTCGGATGTGTGGCTGTCCAACCTGCTTGCGTGGCTGACCCGGCGCGCGTCGGCCACCGACGTCAGCAAGCGGCTGGACCTGGCGGTGCGGCTTCTGCTCGGCGAGGAGCACGCCAAAAGCTGA